A single Bufo bufo chromosome 6, aBufBuf1.1, whole genome shotgun sequence DNA region contains:
- the LOC121005624 gene encoding protein ANTAGONIST OF LIKE HETEROCHROMATIN PROTEIN 1-like, with product MSEETFSFLCAKLRPVMEKKSTNFRACLPVRKRIAIALWKLATNSEYRSIGHLFGVSKSSVCRCVQDFCKSVCTLLAPEIVHFPNREKLKDMAEYFENRWGLPQCVGAIDGSHIPIIAPQEYHTDYFNRKGWHSIILQGVVDGKGLFWNVNVGKPGSLHDARVLRLSTFWDWVGQGGLYPVSTKNICGVNVGYYVLGDSAYPLQNWLLKPFPDNGRLTTEQQIYNKKTSRARVVVENAFGRLKGRWRCLMKRNDSDIQLTKSMVLTCCALHNLCESHGEDFDQDWNTSPEEPVPVIAAQDMEEECSEILMRHLNVNVVTVNN from the coding sequence ATGTCAGAGGAAACCTTCTCATTCCTTTGTGCAAAGCTACGTCCAGTGATGGAAAAGAAAAGCACCAACTTCAGAGCCTGTTTGCCTGTAAGGAAAAGAATTGCCATTGCACTGTGGAAGCTGGCTACCAACAGTGAATACAGGAGTATAGGTCATCTTTTTGGTGTCAGCAAATCATCAGTGTGCCGGTGTGTGCAGGACTTCTGTAAGTCTGTGTGCACATTGCTAGCGCCTGAAATTGTTCATTTTCCTAACAGGGAAAAGCTCAAAGACATGGCTGAGTACTTTGAGAACAGGTGGGGCCTTCCACAGTGTGTTGGTGCTATTGATGGCTCACACATACCAATAATAGCACCACAAGAATACCACACTGACTACTTCAACCGAAAAGGCTGGCATTCCATCATCCTCCAGGGAGTAGTGGATGGCAAGGGACTATTCTGGAATGTGAATGTAGGAAAGCCTGGGAGTTTGCATGATGCTCGGGTTCTCCGATTGTCAACATTTTGGGATTGGGTTGGCCAGGGAGGCCTGTACCCTGTTAGCACTAAGAACATTTGTGGGGTGAATGTTGGCTATTATGTGCTTGGGGACTCTGCCTATCCTTTACAAAATTGGCTCCTGAAACCATTTCCTGACAATGGGCGCCTAACAACAGAGCAGCAAATCTACAACAAGAAAACATCCAGGGCACGTGTTGTAGTGGAAAATGCGTTTGGAAGACTTAAGGGTAGATGGAGGTGTCTTATGAAGAGGAATGACAGTGACATTCAACTTACCAAATCCATGGTCCTAACGTGCTGTGCTCTTCACAATCTTTGTGAAAGTCATGGAGAAGACTTTGACCAGGATTGGAATACATCTCCAGAAGAGCCAGTACCAGTAATAGCAGCACAGGATATGGAAGAAGAGTGCAGTGAAATACTGATGAGGCACCTTAACGTTAACGTTGTTACCGTGAATAATTAA
- the LOC121005623 gene encoding zinc finger and SCAN domain-containing protein 29-like, translated as MPANNSRVWLSEELSTFLAIIGDGVIQSELDGSVRNEKVYKDISQRMAAEGFERTSGQCRAKLKKLKAQYKKIKDANSRSGNCPTAWRWYDAMDAIYGHRPANQGREGGLDSATVILESMVDPFETVDGLSTDASNLSEDGPSMSFSSNSSSISSSQPQSSQPQSSQLQSTPNAPRHNGERRRLQLDLRTVMEDMRAAEERQLERMDNLSERRFQAVRQDAQEAMRQEAEIARQQMEQLATFNQAFLGVLGQLVQVIGANRQPRSPPRH; from the exons ATGCCAGCAAACAACAGCAGGGTCTGGTTATCTGAGGAACTATCTACGTTCTTAGCAATCATCGGCGATGGCGTTATTCAGAGTGAGCTTGATGGATCAGTGAGAAATGAAAAGGTCTATAAAGATATTTCGCAGCGGATGGCAGCCGAGGGATTTGAACGGACGTCGGGCCAGTGTAGGGCAAAGCTTAAAAAGCTTAaagcacaatataaaaaaattaaggacGCCAACAGCCGTAGTGGAAACTGTCCAACTGCTTGGAGGTGGTACGACGCCATGGACGCCATTTACGGTCATCGGCCAGCAAACCAAGGCAGGGAGGGAGGTCTGGACTCTGCAACTGTAATTCTCGAATCCATGGTAGACCCCtttg AAACAGTTGATGGACTCTCCACTGATGCATCAAACTTATCAGAAGATGGACCTTCAATGTCtttcagcagcaacagcagcagtatTTCCTCAAGCCAACCACAGAGTAGCCAACCACAGAGTAGCCAACTACAGAGTACTCCCAATGCACCAAGGCACAATG GTGAAAGGAGAAGGTTACAGTTGGATCTGCGCACAGTCATGGAGGATATGCGGGCAGCAGAAGAAAGGCAGCTGGAAAGAATGGATAACCTTTCTGAGAGGCGGTTTCAAGCAGTACGTCAGGATGCACAGGAAGCTATGCGCCAGGAGGCAGAAATTGCCCGGCAGCAGATGGAGCAGTTGGCTACCTTCAACCAGGCCTTCCTCGGTGTCCTTGGTCAGCTTGTTCAAGTGATTGGAGCCAATCGTCAACCCAGGTCACCACCCAGACATTAG